The Streptomyces sp. NBC_01275 genome has a segment encoding these proteins:
- a CDS encoding GMC oxidoreductase: MAALQTAATLGFTRVGLQSARANEPAAVESAPAIVIGSGYGAAVAALRLGQAGIRTLMIEMGRLWNTPGADGKVFCNTANPDQRSMWFKTRTEAPLASFLWLDVVNKDINPYPGVLDRVHFDNMSVFVGRGVGGGSLVNGSMAVTPLQSYFAEQFPTVDATEMYSTYFPRARAMLGVNTVDPTWFESTEWYQFSRVSRKHAANTGLKTTFVPSVYDFPYMQREAAGTATRSALGQEVIYGNNYGKKSLDKTYLASALGTGNVTIHTMEKVRTITRAADGTYVLTADRIDSTGAVVETKQYGCTYLFLGGGSLGTSELLVRARETGALPALDASVGTGWGTNGNVMLGRANHLWDTVGANQSTMPVMGIDDWANTANPVFAEIAPLPTGLEHWVSLYLAITKNPQRAAFTYDTASGGVKLGWSAAQSAVSVGMAKKLFDRINAANSTIYRYDLFGSSNKVFADDFTYHPLGGCVLGKSTDDYGRVKGYSKLYVTDGSLVPGNIGVNPFVTITALAERTMARVLAEDTAP, from the coding sequence ATGGCCGCCCTCCAGACGGCGGCCACTCTCGGTTTCACCCGCGTGGGCCTGCAGTCCGCCCGTGCGAACGAGCCCGCCGCGGTCGAGTCCGCCCCCGCGATCGTCATCGGCTCCGGCTACGGCGCCGCCGTCGCCGCCCTGCGCCTCGGACAGGCCGGCATCCGTACGCTCATGATCGAGATGGGCCGGCTGTGGAACACGCCCGGCGCCGACGGCAAGGTCTTCTGCAACACCGCCAACCCCGACCAGCGCTCCATGTGGTTCAAGACCCGCACCGAGGCGCCGCTGGCCAGCTTCCTGTGGCTGGACGTCGTCAACAAGGACATCAACCCCTACCCCGGCGTCCTGGACCGGGTGCACTTCGACAACATGTCCGTCTTCGTCGGCCGCGGGGTCGGCGGCGGCTCCCTGGTCAACGGCTCGATGGCGGTCACCCCGCTCCAGTCCTACTTCGCCGAGCAGTTCCCGACCGTCGACGCGACCGAGATGTACTCCACGTACTTCCCGCGCGCCCGCGCCATGCTCGGCGTCAACACCGTCGACCCCACCTGGTTCGAGTCGACCGAGTGGTACCAGTTCAGCCGGGTCTCCCGTAAGCACGCGGCCAACACCGGCCTGAAGACCACCTTCGTGCCCAGCGTCTACGACTTCCCCTACATGCAGCGCGAGGCGGCCGGCACGGCGACCAGGTCCGCCCTCGGACAGGAGGTCATCTACGGCAACAACTACGGCAAGAAGAGCCTCGACAAGACGTATCTGGCGTCGGCGCTGGGCACCGGGAACGTCACCATCCACACCATGGAGAAGGTGCGCACCATCACCCGGGCCGCCGACGGGACGTACGTCCTGACCGCCGACCGCATCGACTCCACCGGCGCGGTCGTCGAGACCAAGCAGTACGGCTGCACCTACCTCTTCCTCGGCGGCGGCAGCCTCGGCACCAGCGAACTCCTGGTCCGCGCCAGGGAGACCGGCGCCCTGCCCGCACTCGACGCCAGCGTCGGGACCGGCTGGGGGACCAACGGCAACGTGATGCTCGGCCGGGCCAACCACCTGTGGGACACCGTCGGCGCCAACCAGTCGACCATGCCGGTCATGGGCATCGACGACTGGGCCAACACCGCCAACCCGGTCTTCGCCGAGATCGCCCCGCTGCCCACGGGACTCGAACACTGGGTCAGTCTCTATCTGGCGATCACCAAGAACCCGCAACGGGCCGCGTTCACCTACGACACGGCGAGCGGAGGCGTCAAACTGGGCTGGAGCGCGGCCCAGAGCGCGGTCTCCGTCGGCATGGCCAAGAAGCTGTTCGACCGGATCAACGCGGCGAACTCCACCATCTACCGCTACGACCTCTTCGGCTCCTCCAACAAGGTCTTCGCCGACGACTTCACGTACCACCCGCTCGGCGGCTGCGTGTTGGGGAAGTCCACCGACGACTACGGCCGGGTGAAGGGGTATTCGAAGCTGTACGTCACCGACGGCTCGCTCGTCCCGGGCAACATCGGGGTGAACCCGTTCGTCACCATCACCGCGCTCGCCGAACGCACGATGGCGCGGGTCCTCGCCGAGGACACCGCGCCATGA